From the Manis javanica isolate MJ-LG chromosome 11, MJ_LKY, whole genome shotgun sequence genome, one window contains:
- the LOC108389077 gene encoding olfactory receptor 52N2-like, whose amino-acid sequence MHGTNSSSLTPQFFILSGIPGLEAAHIWISLPFCCMYITAVMGNCGLIYLISCEKALQRPMYYFLALLSLTDVSGCTSFVPNMLCIFWLNLKEIDFNACLVQMFFIHMLTGMESGVLMLMALDRYVAICYPLRYSTILTNTRVTKLGLATLTRSVSLMIPFTFLIKRLPYCRGNLLLHTYCEHMSLAKLSCGNIKINAIYGLIAATLIGVFDMFCISMSYTMIIRAVLNLPSANARHKAFSTCTSHICAIVITYVPAFFNFFTHRFGGHVIPHHVHIFIANLYLVLPPTFNPIIYGVKTKQIRERVVKSFFRVRDILSV is encoded by the coding sequence ATGCATGGAACCAACAGCTCCAGCCTAACCCCTCAATTCTTCATCCTCAGTGGGATTCCTGGGCTGGAAGCTGCACACATCTGGATCTCTCTACCATTCTGCTGCATGTACATCACTGCTGTCATGGGGAACTGCGGGCTCATCTACCTCATCAGCTGTGAGAAGGCCCTACAACGGCCCATGTACTACTTCCTAGCCTTGCTTTCCCTTACAGATGTTAGTGGGTGCACTTCATTTGTCCCCAATATGTTATGTATCTTTTGGCTCAATCTCAAGGAGATTGACTTTAATGCCTGCCTCGTACAGATGTTTTTCATCCACATGCTGACGGGCATGGAGTCTGGCGTGCTCATGCTTATGGCTCTAGATCGCTATGTGGCTATTTGCTACCCACTACGCTATTCtaccatcctcaccaacaccagAGTTACCAAGCTTGGCCTTGCCACCCTAACTCGCAGTGTGTCGCTCATGATACCCTTCACCTTCCTGATCAAACGTCTTCCCTACTGCAGGGGCAACCTCCTCCTCCACACCTACTGTGAGCATATGTCTTTGGCCAAATTATCCTGTGGTAACATCAAGATTAATGCTATCTATGGTCTCATAGCTGCCACACTGATTGGAGTGTTTGATATGTTCTGCATCTCCATGTCTTACACCATGATCATCCGTGCTGTATTGAATCTGCCATCTGCAAATGCTCGCCACAAAGCCTTCAGCACCTGCACATCCCACATATGTGCCATTGTCATCACCTATGTCCCAGCCTTCTTCAACTTCTTCACTCACCGCTTTGGGGGACATGTTATACCTCACCATGTCCACATTTTTATAGCCAACCTCTACCTGGTGTTGCCTCCCACCTTCAATCCAATTATCTATGGAGTAAAGACCAAACAGATCCGTGAAAGGGTGGTCAAATCATTTTTTAGGGTAAGAGATATTTTGAGTGTGTGA
- the LOC140844230 gene encoding olfactory receptor 52N2-like, translated as MPGANSSSLTPGVFILNGVPGLEDAHIWISLPFCLMYIIAVVGNCGLIYLISHEESLHRPMYYLLALLSFTDVTLCTTTVPNMLCIFWFNLKEIDFSACLAQMFFVHMLTGMESGVLMLMALDRYVAICYPLRYATILTNPVITKAGLATFLRGVVLIAPFTFLTKRLPYCRGNHIPHTYCDHMSVAKVSCGNFRVNAIYGLMVALLIGVFDICCISVSYAMILRAVISLSSADARHKAFSTCTSHICAIVITYVPALFTIFTHRFGGQNIPHNIHIIIANLYLMSPPTLNPIVYGVKTKQIREGVIKLLFKEKDVLTMK; from the coding sequence ATGCCTGGGGCCAACAGCTCCAGCCTGACCCCAGGGGTCTTCATCCTGAATGGTGTTCCCGGGTTGGAAGACGCACACATCTGGATCTCCCTGCCCTTCTGCCTCATGTACATCATTGCTGTTGTGGGCAACTGTGGGCTCATCTACCTCATCAGCCATGAGGAGTCCTTGCACCGGCCCATGTACTACCTCCTGGCCCTGCTCTCCTTCACAGATGTCACCTTGTGCACCACCACTGTACCCAATATGCTGTGCATATTCTGGTTCAACCTCAAGGAGATTGACTTCAGTGCTTGCCTGGCTCAGATGTTTTTTGTCCACATGCTGACTGGGATGGAGTCTGGGGTGCTCATGCTCATGGCCCtggaccgctatgtggccatctgctacCCCTTACGTTATGCCACCATCCTCACCAACCCTGTCATCACCAAGGCTGGTCTTGCCACCTTTTTGAGGGGTGTGGTGCTTATCGCCCCATTCACTTTCCTCACCAAGCGCCTGCCCTATTGCCGGGGAAACCACATCCCCCACACCTACTGCGACCACATGTCTGTGGCCAAGGTGTCCTGTGGCAATTTCAGGGTGAATGCTATCTATGGACTGATGGTTGCTCTCCTTATTGGTGTGTTTGACATCTGCTGTATTTCTGTGTCTTACGCTATGATCTTGCGGGCTGTGATAAGTTTGTCATCCGCAGATGCTCGTCACAAAGCCTTCAGCACTTGTACATCCCATATCTGTGCTATTGTCATTACATATGTTCCAGCCTTATTCACAATTTTTACTCACCGTTTTGGGGGACAAAACATTCCCCACAACATCCATATCATCATTGCTAATCTCTATTTGATGTCACCTCCTACCCTGAATCCCATTGTTTATGGGGTCAAGACCAAGCAGATACGAGAAGGAGTGATCAAATTACTTTTTAAGGAGAAAGATGTATTAACAATGAAATAG